In a genomic window of Roseiflexus castenholzii DSM 13941:
- the argC gene encoding N-acetyl-gamma-glutamyl-phosphate reductase, whose translation MIRVGIFGATGYAGYELLRWLRRHPEVRVVFAASESSAGASLADVIPGPLDTPLIAPDEAPLGDVDLVFLALPHGAAGKMARRARAAGVRVIDFSADFRLATPESYRRWYGHDHPAPELLPAPYGLPELNRAALRGAMLIANPGCYPTGMLLGVAPLLMAGALTDPLIIVDAKSGVSGAGRAPKQNTHFVEVNENLAPYSIGQVHRHVGEMRQEAQRIARGVAPEIVFTPQLLPVSRGILSTIYLRIPDDWSEDRVRALYREQYADEPFVRVLSAGALATLGHTTDTNVCAISLTLARPGLLIVVSSEDNMVKGAAGQAIQNMNLMFGLDETTGLV comes from the coding sequence ATGATCCGCGTCGGTATTTTTGGCGCAACCGGTTATGCCGGGTATGAACTGCTCCGCTGGCTGCGGCGTCACCCGGAAGTGCGCGTCGTCTTCGCCGCTTCCGAGTCGTCGGCTGGAGCATCGCTCGCCGATGTCATTCCCGGTCCGCTCGATACACCACTGATTGCGCCCGACGAAGCGCCGCTCGGCGATGTCGATCTGGTCTTTCTGGCGTTGCCGCACGGCGCTGCGGGAAAGATGGCGCGGCGCGCACGCGCGGCTGGCGTGCGTGTGATCGATTTCTCCGCCGATTTTCGACTGGCCACGCCCGAATCTTACCGGCGCTGGTATGGGCACGATCATCCCGCGCCCGAATTGCTGCCGGCGCCCTACGGTTTGCCGGAACTCAACCGCGCGGCGCTGCGCGGCGCGATGCTGATCGCTAATCCTGGCTGTTATCCGACCGGTATGCTGCTCGGTGTTGCGCCGCTTCTCATGGCCGGCGCGTTGACCGACCCGCTGATCATCGTCGATGCCAAGTCGGGAGTGTCGGGGGCAGGGCGCGCGCCGAAGCAGAATACGCACTTCGTCGAAGTGAACGAGAATCTTGCGCCGTACAGTATCGGGCAGGTTCACCGTCATGTTGGCGAGATGCGCCAGGAAGCGCAGCGGATCGCGCGCGGCGTGGCGCCGGAGATCGTGTTCACGCCGCAGTTGCTGCCGGTGAGCCGCGGTATCCTGAGCACGATCTACCTGCGCATACCGGACGACTGGAGTGAGGATCGGGTGCGCGCGCTGTACCGTGAGCAGTATGCTGACGAACCATTCGTGCGGGTGCTGTCGGCGGGCGCGCTGGCGACTCTGGGGCACACAACAGACACGAATGTCTGCGCTATCTCGCTGACCCTGGCGCGACCGGGGTTGCTCATCGTTGTCTCCAGTGAAGACAATATGGTCAAAGGCGCTGCTGGTCAGGCGATCCAGAACATGAACCTGATGTTTGGGCTGGATGAGACAACCGGATTGGTGTAG
- the serC gene encoding 3-phosphoserine/phosphohydroxythreonine transaminase yields the protein MSAIYNFNAGPAILPAPVLERAQRELRDYQGRGMSILEMSHRSPEYEAINTEAAERLKRLLGVGEEYHVLFLQGGASMQFAMLPLNFLPPGASADYILTGAWAEKAFEEAGRVGQARVAASTAETGYRNIPLQADLVLDPHAAYVHITSNETIQGVQWHTWPAVGDTPLVADMSSDILSRPLETQRFALIYAGAQKNLGPAGVTIVVIRDDFLRRASSNLPVMLRYATHAKNRSLYNTPPVFAVYMVNLVLAWIDEQGGLAAIAERNRRKAATLYRVIDESSGFYRGYAAPEHRSLMNVTFRLPDETLEKRFVAEATAQGMAGLAGHRSVGGIRASIYNAMGQDGCDALAAFMTDFMRRNG from the coding sequence ATGAGCGCCATCTACAATTTCAACGCCGGTCCGGCGATCCTCCCTGCACCCGTGTTGGAACGTGCGCAGCGTGAATTGCGCGATTACCAGGGTCGCGGGATGTCCATTCTCGAGATGAGTCACCGTTCGCCGGAGTATGAGGCGATCAACACTGAAGCAGCGGAACGCCTCAAACGTCTGCTTGGCGTCGGCGAGGAGTATCATGTGCTCTTCTTGCAGGGCGGCGCCAGTATGCAGTTCGCTATGCTGCCGCTCAATTTTTTGCCACCGGGCGCGTCGGCAGATTACATCCTCACCGGCGCTTGGGCGGAAAAGGCATTTGAAGAAGCAGGGCGCGTCGGTCAGGCACGGGTGGCTGCCAGCACTGCCGAAACAGGCTACCGCAACATACCGTTACAGGCGGATCTTGTGCTCGACCCGCATGCCGCGTATGTCCACATCACCAGTAATGAGACGATCCAGGGCGTGCAGTGGCACACCTGGCCCGCTGTCGGAGACACGCCGCTGGTCGCCGATATGAGCAGCGACATCCTTTCGCGCCCCCTCGAGACGCAGCGCTTCGCGCTGATCTATGCCGGCGCCCAGAAGAACCTGGGTCCCGCCGGGGTGACGATTGTGGTGATTCGTGACGACTTTCTCCGCCGCGCGTCGTCGAACCTGCCGGTGATGCTGCGCTATGCTACGCACGCGAAAAACCGCTCGCTCTACAACACGCCGCCGGTGTTCGCGGTCTACATGGTGAACCTGGTGCTCGCATGGATCGACGAACAGGGCGGACTCGCCGCTATTGCAGAGCGCAATCGGCGCAAAGCGGCGACGCTCTACCGGGTGATCGACGAGAGCAGCGGATTTTATCGCGGGTATGCCGCGCCGGAGCATCGCTCGCTGATGAATGTCACCTTCCGCCTGCCGGACGAGACGCTGGAGAAGCGGTTCGTCGCCGAAGCGACCGCGCAAGGCATGGCGGGGCTGGCAGGGCACCGATCGGTCGGCGGTATTCGCGCGTCGATCTACAACGCCATGGGACAAGACGGGTGCGATGCACTGGCGGCGTTCATGACCGATTTCATGCGCCGGAATGGCTAG
- a CDS encoding ADP-ribosylglycohydrolase family protein, which yields MPLPADYVERVYAGVLGKIIGVYLGRPFEGWTYDRIMAELGEVWYYVHEQCGVPLVVTDDDLSGTFTFLRALPDYGNTRELSPTQIGETWLNYIIENRAILWWGGMGRSTEHTAFLRLKHGIAAPHSGSAALNGRVIAEQIGAQIFIDGWAMVAPGDPELAADLARRAASVSHDGEAIYGAQVIAAMESLAFVERDLHVLIDTAVRFIPHDSIIFRLIANLREWRARFPDWRVAREQIAAQYGYDRYPGNCHIVPNHALIMLGLLYGEDDFQKSLMITATAGWDTDCNAGNVGCLLGIKNGLAGIDAGPDWRGPIADRLYLPTADGGRAVTDAVRETFAVVNIGRDLAGETPLAPKHGARFHFALPGSVQGFIVDDSADSRETLSLENVTGQSVCGDRCLALRYRHLALGRAARAATATFLLPETLRMPGYAMLASPTLYPGQNLSARVCADRSNPTPVQCRLYLLVYDSCDAIVRKYGDATTLAPGSEHVFAWRVPDTGGQPIAAVGVELRGRGHGTVYLDYLTWEGTPEATFGRPAGGSMWRRAWVNGVSAYEQGANEPYRLIQNEGTGLLIQGTREWRDYRVCAVVTPHLAEAFGLGARVQGMRRYYALLLTRTAQRNSVVQLVRVCHSATLLAEASFAWAYEQPYIFDLCVVGRDLIGVVYAPDGASATIAAQDDLLDGGGIALVLTEGHLSADQVTVRVG from the coding sequence ATGCCGCTCCCTGCCGATTATGTTGAGCGTGTCTATGCTGGTGTGCTGGGGAAGATCATTGGCGTCTATCTGGGGCGTCCGTTCGAGGGTTGGACGTATGACCGGATAATGGCGGAGTTGGGGGAGGTCTGGTACTATGTTCATGAGCAGTGTGGTGTGCCGTTGGTTGTGACCGATGATGATCTTTCCGGCACGTTTACGTTCCTGCGGGCGCTGCCGGACTATGGAAACACGCGCGAACTTTCCCCAACGCAGATCGGAGAGACCTGGCTGAACTATATTATCGAGAACCGCGCCATTCTCTGGTGGGGTGGCATGGGGCGCTCGACGGAACATACCGCGTTTCTCCGTTTGAAGCATGGGATTGCTGCGCCCCACAGCGGATCGGCGGCGCTGAATGGGCGGGTGATCGCCGAACAGATTGGGGCGCAGATTTTCATCGACGGTTGGGCGATGGTTGCACCCGGCGACCCGGAACTGGCTGCCGATCTGGCGCGGCGCGCCGCGTCGGTCAGTCACGACGGCGAGGCGATCTACGGTGCGCAGGTGATTGCAGCAATGGAGTCGCTGGCGTTCGTCGAGCGCGATCTGCACGTCCTGATCGATACCGCTGTCAGGTTCATTCCACACGACTCGATCATCTTTCGCCTGATCGCCAACCTGCGCGAGTGGCGCGCTCGCTTCCCGGACTGGCGCGTCGCGCGTGAGCAGATTGCGGCGCAGTATGGCTATGATCGCTATCCCGGCAATTGTCATATCGTCCCCAATCACGCGCTGATCATGCTGGGGTTGCTCTATGGCGAGGATGACTTCCAGAAATCGCTCATGATCACTGCGACTGCCGGGTGGGATACCGACTGTAACGCGGGGAATGTCGGCTGCCTGCTGGGGATCAAGAACGGTTTGGCCGGCATCGACGCCGGTCCCGACTGGCGCGGTCCGATTGCAGATCGGCTATACCTGCCGACTGCCGATGGCGGTCGAGCCGTCACCGACGCGGTGCGCGAGACGTTTGCCGTGGTCAATATCGGCAGGGATCTGGCAGGCGAGACCCCGCTTGCGCCCAAGCATGGCGCACGCTTCCACTTTGCGTTGCCGGGGAGCGTCCAGGGTTTCATCGTTGACGACAGCGCCGACTCCAGAGAAACGCTTTCGCTCGAAAACGTCACCGGGCAGAGCGTCTGCGGGGATCGGTGTCTGGCGTTGCGTTATCGCCATCTGGCGTTAGGGCGCGCGGCGCGCGCGGCGACGGCGACGTTTCTGTTGCCCGAAACACTGCGTATGCCTGGCTATGCCATGCTTGCCTCCCCAACTCTCTACCCTGGACAGAACCTCAGCGCGCGCGTATGCGCTGATCGATCAAATCCCACGCCGGTACAGTGCCGCCTTTACCTGCTGGTGTACGACTCCTGCGATGCCATCGTTCGGAAGTATGGCGACGCGACGACATTGGCGCCGGGATCGGAACACGTCTTTGCCTGGCGCGTGCCGGATACCGGCGGTCAACCGATCGCAGCGGTCGGCGTCGAACTGCGCGGACGCGGGCACGGAACAGTGTACCTCGATTATCTGACCTGGGAAGGCACGCCAGAAGCGACCTTCGGTAGACCGGCAGGCGGCAGTATGTGGCGGCGCGCCTGGGTGAACGGAGTCAGCGCATATGAGCAAGGGGCGAACGAACCCTATCGCCTGATCCAGAACGAGGGCACAGGACTGCTGATCCAGGGAACGCGCGAGTGGCGCGACTACCGTGTGTGCGCCGTCGTGACGCCGCACCTGGCGGAAGCGTTTGGCTTGGGAGCGCGCGTGCAGGGTATGCGCCGCTACTATGCGCTTCTGCTGACACGCACAGCGCAGCGCAACAGCGTGGTGCAGTTGGTGCGAGTATGCCACAGCGCGACGTTGCTTGCCGAAGCGTCCTTCGCCTGGGCATACGAGCAGCCATACATCTTCGACCTCTGCGTAGTTGGGCGCGATCTGATCGGCGTCGTCTATGCGCCCGATGGCGCCAGCGCCACCATTGCTGCCCAGGACGATCTGCTGGACGGCGGCGGCATTGCCCTGGTGCTGACCGAAGGGCATCTCAGCGCCGATCAGGTCACAGTGCGCGTCGGGTAA
- the rsmG gene encoding 16S rRNA (guanine(527)-N(7))-methyltransferase RsmG: protein MDELLRIATSWGLRLDQRQIEQFARYSAELRAWNMRVNLTSITDEREIVTRHFLDSLRCALSWGDTPSRLIDIGSGAGFPGLPLKILHPELHVTLVESVGKKAAFLQHIVAVLDLRDVTVVTARAEVVGRDPQHREQYDVVTARAVAELATLVEYGLPLCRIGGRFLAPKGSAIDDEVVRARIAIARLGGQVIGVEPVEIPGVELRTLVVIVKVAPTPAAYPRAVGIPAKRPIL, encoded by the coding sequence ATGGACGAACTCTTGCGGATTGCGACATCCTGGGGTTTGCGCCTCGATCAGCGCCAGATCGAACAATTCGCGCGCTATAGCGCCGAACTCCGCGCCTGGAATATGCGCGTCAATCTGACATCGATCACCGACGAGCGCGAGATTGTCACCCGCCATTTCCTCGACTCGCTGCGCTGCGCGCTGAGTTGGGGCGATACGCCGTCTCGCCTGATAGATATCGGTAGCGGGGCGGGGTTTCCGGGGTTGCCGCTGAAGATACTGCACCCCGAATTGCACGTCACCCTTGTGGAAAGCGTCGGCAAGAAAGCCGCATTCCTTCAGCATATCGTGGCTGTGCTCGATCTGCGGGATGTGACCGTGGTGACCGCTCGCGCCGAGGTTGTGGGACGCGACCCACAGCACCGCGAACAGTACGATGTCGTCACTGCGCGCGCCGTGGCGGAACTGGCGACACTCGTGGAATACGGTCTGCCGCTCTGTCGCATTGGCGGACGGTTTCTGGCGCCAAAGGGAAGCGCCATCGATGACGAGGTTGTACGCGCGCGCATCGCTATTGCCCGGCTTGGCGGTCAGGTGATCGGCGTCGAGCCGGTGGAGATACCCGGTGTCGAACTGCGGACGCTGGTGGTCATTGTCAAAGTCGCCCCTACGCCTGCCGCCTACCCGCGTGCCGTTGGCATTCCTGCGAAACGACCTATTCTATGA
- the nadD gene encoding nicotinate-nucleotide adenylyltransferase codes for MTSGRTGILGGSFDPIHYGHLAIAEEVRVLLRLNRVLIIPAREQPLKPGGSVASPAHRLAMARLACADNPFFEVSRIEIDRPDPSYTSVTLQLLHEQGLNDLYLILGIDSVADLPRWREVRRILELAHIVGVARPGAAVDLSHLSQVLPQLPARLIEIDGPRLDISSTDLRQRVAQGRPIRYQTPDAVVAYIEANGLYR; via the coding sequence ATGACCAGTGGGCGCACCGGTATTCTTGGCGGCTCGTTTGATCCGATCCACTACGGGCACCTGGCGATTGCCGAGGAGGTGCGCGTTCTCCTTCGGTTGAACCGTGTGTTGATCATTCCTGCGCGGGAGCAGCCGCTGAAGCCGGGTGGGAGTGTGGCATCGCCGGCGCATCGCCTCGCCATGGCGCGCCTGGCATGCGCCGATAATCCATTCTTTGAAGTCTCTCGCATCGAGATCGATCGCCCCGATCCGTCGTATACATCTGTTACTCTGCAACTCCTCCACGAACAGGGACTCAATGATCTCTATCTGATTCTTGGGATAGACTCAGTGGCGGACCTGCCACGCTGGCGCGAGGTTCGACGCATCCTGGAGCTGGCGCATATCGTCGGTGTTGCTCGCCCCGGTGCTGCGGTCGATCTGTCGCACCTGTCACAGGTTCTTCCACAGTTGCCAGCACGCCTGATTGAGATCGATGGCCCGCGCCTCGATATTTCCAGCACCGATCTACGCCAGCGTGTCGCGCAGGGTAGACCCATCCGTTACCAGACGCCGGACGCCGTGGTTGCCTATATTGAGGCGAATGGATTGTACCGGTGA